The DNA window ACATCGAGGGTTTCGGGCGTCGAGAGCCCGCAGATTTTGATCAGGTTATCCATAAGGGCTATTTTACAACGCTTTTCAGCGAGCGCCACACCAGCATCGCCGCAGCCAGATCCTCCAGCGCCGCACCCACCGACTTGAAGGCCGTGACGGCCTCGCGGTCGCGAGGAGGCGCGCTCCGGCACAGATCCGTCAGGGTGCCGCGGATATGGCTGTCAGGGATGGTGCCGCCCTGAAGCGACACGGCCACGTCGCCGCCCTCGACCTTGGCGGCCGGCGTGTCGATATAGACCTGCGCGCGACGCAGGGCCTCGTCGTCCGCCTCCCGCATCTTCAGATTGAACGCGCCCACGAGATCGAGATGCGCGCCCTCCTTCAGCCAGGCTCCCTTGACGATAGGGGCGGTCGAGAGCGTCGCGCAGGAGACGAGGTCGGCCTGCCGCACGGCGGCTTCCAGATCCGTCACGGCGGTGACGGGCAGTCCCTCGCGGGCGAGCTCGTCGGCAAGGCTCCTGGCCTTGGCGCCGTTGTGGTTCCAGAGCGCCACCTCGCGGATGGGGCGCTGGCTCATATGGGCGCGGATCAGGAACGGCGCCAGGGCGCCTGCCCCGACCATCACCATGCGGCTGGCATCCTCGCGCGCCAGGTGGCGGGCCGCCAGCGCCGAGGCGGCGGCGGTGCGCCAGACCGTCAGGCGGGCTCCGTCGAGCACGGAGACAGGCTCGCCGGTGGCGCCGTCCATCAGGAGATAGGAGCCCATCACGCTGGGCAGGCCCCGGGCGCCGTTCTCGGGAAAGACCGATACGATCTTCACGCCAACGAACCCGTCCTGCATGGCAGGTCCGGTCCAGGACGGCATGAGCAGGAGCGTACCGTGGGCGCCGGGACGCTCGATCTCGTGGTGATGGCGCACGGGCGTGACCATGTCGCCGCGAAAGGCCTCGGCGAGGGCCTCGATCAGGGCAGGAAAGGACAGGACCCGATCGATCTCGGCGGAGGATACGACGCGCATGGAATTGTCTTAGAACCTGGGGCTGGGGGACGAGGACACCGTGGCCGGCAGCGTGTTGCCCGAAGCGCCCTGCGACTTGAGCCGCTCGGTCTCATAGCGCAGCTGGCGCGCTTCGCGGCGCGACTGACGTCCCTTGCGACGGTTCTTGCCCTGGGCAAGCCAGCTCGCGGTGCCGCCGATGACCACGCCCAGCATGACGGCCGCGAAGATCACGGCGAACAGGGGCAGCTGCGTGGCGAATTCAGGCGCCTCCTGCGAGAATGGATCGAGCGACAGCGTGACCGGCGCGCGGTTTGCGACCGCGAGCAGAACGACCAGGATGGCCACCGGCAGGAGAATGAGCGCCTTCAGGAAGCGAATCACGAACACCTCTCAGGAATGACTTCAAGAATCATGGGCAAGGACCGTGGGCAGAACTCACTGCGCGGCCGCGGCCTTGAGCACCTTCGGGGCCGGAGCATTGAGCCGCTGCCGCATTTCCTTGCCCGTCTTGAAGACGGGAACGACCTTTTCGGAGATGGAAACGGCTGCACCCGTGCGCGGGTTGCGGCCCGTGCGGGCATCGCGCTTCTTCACCGAGAACGCGCCGAAGCCGCGCAGCTCGACCCGGTCGCCCCTGGCGAGGGCGTCGCCGATCGTATCGAGGATGGCGTTCACGATCTTCTCGACGTCGCGCTGATAGAGATGCGGGTTCTGCTCGGCGATCTTGAGCACCAGTTCGGATTTGATCATGGAGTGGCTATATCTTTGACGTTGCTTTATTTTTCCGAAGGTTGCCAGACAGCCAGAAGGCCGTCAAGTTGCGCAATCTCGGCATGGGACGATGTCCGGCGGAGCGCATCGGCCACGCGCTCGAATCCGAAGAGGTCGGCTACCGTTGCGCTCATGGCGAAGAAGGACAGATCCCGGTCGCTGCTCGGCTTCCAGTCGCGAATCGGCAGATCCTTGGCCACGCCCTTGTTCTGCTCCATCCAGACGACAGCATCGCGCTCGCCGCCGATCCTGTCGACGAGCTTCATGGGCACGCCCTGACGGCCGCTGAAGACCTGGCCGGTGGAGGCTGCAGCGAGCTCGCCCTCGTTGAGCCGGCGGCGCTCGCGCACCAAGGCCTTGAACCAGTCGTAGGTGTCGTTGACCACCGCCTGCATGGCCGCGCGGGCCTCGGGCGAGGTCGGCTTGAACGGGCTCGGCTCCGCCTTGAGCGGCGAGGATTTCACCTCCTCGAGCTTCACGCCGACTTGGCCCATGAGGCCTGACAGGTCGGGATACTGGAACAGCACCCCGATGGAGCCGACGAGCGATGTCTCGCGGGCGACGATGTAGTCGGTGGCGATCGCCGTGATGTAGCCGCCCGACGCGGCCGTGCCGTCCACGAAGGTGACGACGGGCTTCTTCTCGCTGAGCCGGCGGATGTTGCGGTAGAGCTCCTCGGAGCCCGTCGTGGTGCCGCCGGGGCTGTTGATGGAGATCACGACGCCGGAGACCGCGCTCGAATCGCCCACGCGCTGCATGAGGTCGGCCAGGCGCTGGTTGCCGGTGATCACGCCGTCGACGGAGATCCGCGCGATCTGGTTCTGGATCGCCCCGTATCCCGCCCGGTCGGCGGCAGCGTAGCCGAGGGCGGCCACGGCGGCGATCAGGCCGGAAAAGCCGGCGACGCGCCAGAAGGACAGCTTGCGGCGCAGACGGCGGCGGTCGGCGATGGCTTCGGCATCGATGGACATCGATTGGTCTCTTGCTGGTTCCAAGTCGGATGAGAAGGGCAGCACCCTAGAGCGGTTTGGACGCAATTTCCAGGTGGCTAGCCCGAATCCGCTGCAGCCGAAAATGCGCCCGCGCGCAAGCAGATAGGGCGGAAAGGGAGATGGCCAACAAAAAACCCGCGCGATGACTCGCGCGGGCTTGCGGAAATGAAAATCCCCGGGCCGGAGCCCGGGGATCCATCAGTCTCCGACGTGCGGAGCCCGATTACTTCTTGTCGGTGCGGGCCTTGAGGGCGGCACCCAGGATGTCGCCGAGCGACGCGCCCGAATCGGTCGAGCCGTACTGGGCCATGGCCTCCTTCTCCTCGGCGACCTCGAGGGCCTTGATGGAGACGGTGACGCGGCGGGCCTTGCGGTCGAACTGCGTGACACGGGCATCGAGCTTCTCGCCGGCGGCGAAGCGCTCGGGGCGCTGGTCGGCGCGGTCACGAGCGAGCTCGTTGCGCTTGATGAAGGTGGTGAGGTCGGTGTCGACGATCTTCACCTCCAGGCCACCGTCCTTCACCTCGAGAACCTCGCAGGTGACGATCTGGCCCTTCTTGATCTCGCCGGCTTCGGCGAAGGGATCGCCCGCAAGCTGCTTGATGCCGAGCGAGATGCGCTCCTTCTCGACGTCCACGTCGAGAACCTGAGCGCGCACGACGTCGCCCTTCTTGAAGTCGTCGATGACCTGCTCGCCCGGACGGTTCCAGTCGAGATCCGAAAGGTGGACCATGCCGTCGACGTCGTTCTCGAGACCGATGAACAGACCGAACTCGGTCTTGTTCTTGACCTCGCCTTCGACTTCGGTGCCGACCGGGTGCTTCTCGGCGAAGGCCTCCCACGGGTTCTGGAGCGTCTGCTTCAGGCCCAGCGAGATGCGGCGCTTCACCTGGTCGACCTCGAGGATCACGACCTCGACCTCCTGGGAGGTGGAGATGATCTTGCCCGGGTGGACGTTCTTCTTCGTCCAGGACATCTCCGACACGTGGATCAGGCCTTCGATGCCAGGCTCGAGCTCGACGAACGCACCGTAGTCGGTGATGTTCGTGACGCGGCCCTTCAGCTTGGCGCCGACCGGATAGCGGGCGGCGATGCCCTCCCACGGATCGGCCAGCAGCTGCTTGATGCCCAGCGAGATGCGGTGCGTCTCGTGGTTGATCTTGATGATCTTCACCTTCACCGTCTGGCCGATGGTTACGACCTCGGACGGATGATTGACGCGGCGCCATGCCATGTCGGTGACGTGCAGCAGGCCGTCGATGCCGCCGAGGTCAACGAACGCACCGTACTCGGTGATGTTCTTGACCACGCCGTCGATGACCTGACCCTCTTCGAGGTTAGCCACGAGCTCGGAACGCTGCTCGGCGCGGCTCTCCTCGAGAACCGTACGGCGCGACACGACGATGTTGCCGCGGCGGCGATCCATCTTGAGGATCTGGAACGGCTGGGCCACGCCCATGAGCGGGGTGACGTCGCGCACCGGGCGGATGTCGACCTGCGAGCGGGGCAGGAACGCCACGGCGCCGTCGAGGTCGACCGTGTAGCCGCCCTTCACCTGGTTGAAGATCGTGCCGTTGACGCGCTCGCCGGCCTCGAAGGCCTTCTCGAGCTTCACCCACGACTCTTCGCGGCGGGCCTTGTCACGGGAGATGACGGCCTCGCCCAGCGCATTCTCGATGCGCTCGACATAGACCTCGACCTCGTCACCGACGACGACCGTCTGGTCGCGGTTCGGGCCGGCAAATTCTTTCAGGGCGACGCGACCTTCGGTCTTGGCCCCGATATCGATGACCGCGACGTCCTTTTCGATCGCGACCACCTTGCCCTTCACGACCGAGCCTTCGCTGATCTCGGAGGTGCGGAAGGATTCTTCGAGCAGGGCCGCGAAATCTTCACGGCTCGGCTGTTGCAA is part of the Microvirga terrae genome and encodes:
- a CDS encoding ornithine cyclodeaminase family protein — translated: MRVVSSAEIDRVLSFPALIEALAEAFRGDMVTPVRHHHEIERPGAHGTLLLMPSWTGPAMQDGFVGVKIVSVFPENGARGLPSVMGSYLLMDGATGEPVSVLDGARLTVWRTAAASALAARHLAREDASRMVMVGAGALAPFLIRAHMSQRPIREVALWNHNGAKARSLADELAREGLPVTAVTDLEAAVRQADLVSCATLSTAPIVKGAWLKEGAHLDLVGAFNLKMREADDEALRRAQVYIDTPAAKVEGGDVAVSLQGGTIPDSHIRGTLTDLCRSAPPRDREAVTAFKSVGAALEDLAAAMLVWRSLKSVVK
- a CDS encoding lipopolysaccharide assembly protein LapA domain-containing protein; translated protein: MIRFLKALILLPVAILVVLLAVANRAPVTLSLDPFSQEAPEFATQLPLFAVIFAAVMLGVVIGGTASWLAQGKNRRKGRQSRREARQLRYETERLKSQGASGNTLPATVSSSPSPRF
- the ihfB gene encoding integration host factor subunit beta is translated as MIKSELVLKIAEQNPHLYQRDVEKIVNAILDTIGDALARGDRVELRGFGAFSVKKRDARTGRNPRTGAAVSISEKVVPVFKTGKEMRQRLNAPAPKVLKAAAAQ
- the sppA gene encoding signal peptide peptidase SppA, whose protein sequence is MSIDAEAIADRRRLRRKLSFWRVAGFSGLIAAVAALGYAAADRAGYGAIQNQIARISVDGVITGNQRLADLMQRVGDSSAVSGVVISINSPGGTTTGSEELYRNIRRLSEKKPVVTFVDGTAASGGYITAIATDYIVARETSLVGSIGVLFQYPDLSGLMGQVGVKLEEVKSSPLKAEPSPFKPTSPEARAAMQAVVNDTYDWFKALVRERRRLNEGELAAASTGQVFSGRQGVPMKLVDRIGGERDAVVWMEQNKGVAKDLPIRDWKPSSDRDLSFFAMSATVADLFGFERVADALRRTSSHAEIAQLDGLLAVWQPSEK
- the rpsA gene encoding 30S ribosomal protein S1; its protein translation is MSAALQQPSREDFAALLEESFRTSEISEGSVVKGKVVAIEKDVAVIDIGAKTEGRVALKEFAGPNRDQTVVVGDEVEVYVERIENALGEAVISRDKARREESWVKLEKAFEAGERVNGTIFNQVKGGYTVDLDGAVAFLPRSQVDIRPVRDVTPLMGVAQPFQILKMDRRRGNIVVSRRTVLEESRAEQRSELVANLEEGQVIDGVVKNITEYGAFVDLGGIDGLLHVTDMAWRRVNHPSEVVTIGQTVKVKIIKINHETHRISLGIKQLLADPWEGIAARYPVGAKLKGRVTNITDYGAFVELEPGIEGLIHVSEMSWTKKNVHPGKIISTSQEVEVVILEVDQVKRRISLGLKQTLQNPWEAFAEKHPVGTEVEGEVKNKTEFGLFIGLENDVDGMVHLSDLDWNRPGEQVIDDFKKGDVVRAQVLDVDVEKERISLGIKQLAGDPFAEAGEIKKGQIVTCEVLEVKDGGLEVKIVDTDLTTFIKRNELARDRADQRPERFAAGEKLDARVTQFDRKARRVTVSIKALEVAEEKEAMAQYGSTDSGASLGDILGAALKARTDKK